Sequence from the Kineosporia succinea genome:
GGTGTGGCCGCCCCGGCCATGGCCGCCCTGGTCGAGACGGTGCGTCGCGAGGTCGCGCCGATCGTCTCCCTCTACGTCAACGGCTACAACACCCGGGCCATCCGGGCGTACGAGCGGGTCGGGTTCCAGAAGGTCGGCACCTACGCGACGATCCTCTTCTGAGGCTTGAGGACGCGTCGGCGCACCCGCCCCTCTCTCCTCCCCTAAGGGGTGGGTGAGGTTCCGGGCACGCGCCCTTTCTACCCCGCGGACGCGGCCTGTTATCAACTACGGCTGCGGGACAACAACACCCCCTATACCCAGGCGGTATGGGGGGTGTTGTTGCGCTGGCGCGAGGTAGAGCAGACAGGCCCCTGCCAGACGAGGCACTGGGGGTGGGCCTCTGGCCGGGGAATCCTGGTCGGGGCCATTGGCGGGCGAGGGCCTCTGGCGCGCGAGGGCCTTGGCGCGCGGCCTTGGGTGGGCGGCCCTGGGTGGGCGGCCCACAGTGGGCGGCCCCCGGTGAGTGGCCCCCGGAGGGTGGCCCTGGGTGGGTGGCCCTCGGTGGGTGGCCCTCGGTGGGTGGCCCTCGGTGGGTGGCCCTCGGTGGGTGGCCCTCGGTGGGTGGCCCTCGGTGGGTGGCCCTCGGTGGGTGGCCCTCGGTGGGTGGCCCTCGGTGGGTGGCCCCCGGCGGGGTAAGCTTCAGGGGAACGCCCCAGGCGAGAGGCCTTCCAGGCCCAGCTCCGGGGAAGGACCCATCGGGTGCAGACCAGGCACAGCCCTCAGGTGAGGGTCCGGGCTGGGCCTCCCAGGCTAGGGTCCGGGCCTCCCAGGGCAGAGTCCGGGCCGGGCCTCCCAGGCTAGGGTCCGGGCCGGGCCTCCCAGGCTAGGGTCCGGGCCTCCCAGCGCAGAGTCCGGGGCACACGCGCCGGGCGAGCACCCCTGGGGCCGAGACCCTCAGACAAGCTCTGCCATCCGCTCCTTCGCCCGCGAGCGCGCCCAGGAGTCCGCCGCCAGCACGGCCTCGATCGACAGTTCCCCGGCCTCGGCGTGGTCGGCCAGCACGTCGCCGACGACGTCGAGAATCTGCGTGAAGCCGATCCGCCGGTCGTGGAAGGCCCAGACGCACTCCTCGTTCGCCGCGTTGTAGACCGCCGGGAAGGTGCCCGCGCGCTCACCGGCGGCGCGGGCCAGGGCCACGCCCGGGAAGGCCGCGTCGTCGAGCGGGAAGAACTCCCAGGTGCTGGCCGTGGTCCAGTCCAGGCCCGGGTTGGCGCCGGGAACCCGGTGCGGCCAGGCCATTCCGAGCGCGATCGGCAGGCGCATGTCGGGCGGGGAGCACTGGGCCAGGGTGGAGCCGTCGACGAACTCGACCATCGAGTGCACGATCGACTGCGGGTGCACGACCACGTCGATCCGGTCGAACGGGATACCGAACAGCAGGTGCGCCTCGATCACCTCGAGGCCCTTGTTCACCAGGGTGGCCGAGTTCGTGGTCACCATCAGGCCCATGTCCCAGGTCGGGTGCTTGAGGGCCTGCTCGGGCGTGACCCCGGTGAGCTCGTCCCGGGTGCGACCGCGGAACGGGCCACCGCTGGCCGTCACCACGAGACGCTTCACCTCGTCGGCCGTGCCCCCGCGCAGGGCCTGGGCCAGCGCCGAGTGCTCGCTGTCGACCGGCACGATCTGGCCCGGGGCCGCAGCGCCCGTCACCAGTTCGCCGCCGATGATCAGCGACTCCTTGTTGGCCAGTGCCAGGGTGCTGCCGGCGCCGAGCGCGGCCAGGGTGGGGGCCAGGCCGATGGCACCGGTGATGCCGTTGAGCACGACGTCGGCCGGGCGGGAGGCGATCTCGGCCGCGGCGTCCGGACCGGCCAGCACCTCGATGCCGTGCCCCGCCCCCGCGCGCCGGATCAGGGCCTCTTCCAGGGCCTCCCGCTGAGCGGAGTCACCCGTCGACACCACGGACACCCGCAACTGCGCCGCCTGGGACGCCAGCAACTCGATGTTGCCGCCCCCGGCGGCGAGGCCGGTGACCCGGAATCGGTCGGGGTTGGCATGCACCACGTCGATCGCCTGGGTACCGATGGAACCGGTGGATCCGAGCAGGACGACGTCGCGAGGTTCAGACATGGCGGCCAGTCTGGCAGCCCACCCGGGCGGCCCCGGAACGCAGGTCTACAGGGCGATCCCCACGTACTTCGTCTCCAGGTACTCCTCGATCCCCTCGACGCCACCCTCGCGTCCGTACCCGGAGTGCTTCACCCCGCCGAACGGGGCCGCCGGGTTCGACACGATGCCCTGGTTGAGGGCCACCATGCCGGTCTCGAGTCCCTCGGCCACCGTCAGCGCCCGCGACACGTCGCGCGTGAACACGTAGGCCACGAGCCCGAACTGGGTGTCGTTGGCCATGGCGAGCGCCTCCTCGTCGGTGTGGAAGGTGGTGATCGGCGCGACCGGCCCGAAGATCTCCTCGGACAGCATGCGGGCGCCCGGCTCGACCCCGGTGAGCACAGTGGGCGCGTAGAAGTAGCCGCGCTCCCCCACCGGCGAACCGCCGACGAGAACCTTCGCACCCGCGTCCACCGCGTCGGCCACCAGTTCACCCACCTTGTCGCGCGCCGCCCCGTCGACGAGGGGCCCGACGTCCACGCCCTCCTCGGTGCCGCGTCCCAGCTTGAGCGCCCCCATCCGGCCGGCGAGCCGCGTCGCGAACTCCTCGGCCACCGACTGGTGCACCAGGAAGCGGTTGGCCGCCGTGCAGGCCTCGCCGATGTTGCGCATCTTGGCGAGCATGGCGCCCTCGACGGCGGCGTCCAGATCGGCGTCGGGAAAGACCAGGAAGGGCGCGTTGCCGCCGAGTTCCATGCTCACACGCAGCAACTGGGTGGCCGACTGCTCGACGAGTCTGCGGCCGACCGGCGTGGATCCGGTGAAGGAGAGCTTGCGCAGCCGGTGGTCGCGCACCAGCGGCTCGACCACGGCCGGGGTCTTCGAGGTGGTGACGACGTTGAGGACGCCGTCGGGCAGGCCCGCGTCGGCGAGCAGGGCCGCCAGGGCGTACATCGACAGCGGGGTCTGGGGCGCGGGCTTGACCACCATCGTGCAGCCGGCCGCGATCGCCGGGCCGATCTTGCGGGTGCCCATGGCCAGCGGGAAGTTCCAGGGCGTGATGAACAGGCAGGGGCCGACCGGCTGCTTCATCGTGAGCAGGCGGGTGGCGCCGTTCGGGGCGGTCGACCAGCGGCCCGCGACCCGCACGGCCTCCTCCGAGAACCAGCGGAAGAACTCGGCGGCGTAACCGATCTCGGCCCGCGACTCGGCCAGGCTCTTGCCCATCTCCAGAGTCATGACCAGGGCCAGGTCGTCGGCGCGGTCGATCATCAGCTCGTAGGCGCGGCGCAGGATCTCGCCGCGGTCGCGCGGGGGCGTCGCGGCCCACTGCTTCTGTTTCGCGTCGGCGGCGGCGAGCGCGTCGAGGGCGTCGCTCACCGAGGCGTCGGCGACGGTCGCGATCACCTCGCCGGTCGAGGGGTCTTCGACGTCCATCCGGGCCGCGCCGGACGCGGGGCGCCACTGGCCGGCGATGAAGAGGTTCGTCGGGACGGCGTCGAGCACGGCCGTCTCAGAGGAGGTGGTCATCTGCGCGGTTCCTCCGGGATTCTTCTCGACGGGCGAACTTATGCTGAGCTCATGCCCGACCCCACCCTCCCCCAGTCCGGCGCCGTGGGCGAGTCCGCCGCGCAGCCCGTCCCCCAGAAGCGCAGCCTCGTCACCGAGCTGCCCGGTCCCCGTTCCCGCGAGCTCGCCGCCCGCCGCGACGCCGCCGTGGCCGGTGGCGTGAGCAGCCTGATGCCGGTGTTCGCCGCCCGGGCCGGGGGCGGCATCGTGGTCGACGTCGACGGCAACCACCTGATCGACCTGGGCTCCGGCATCGCCGTCACCACGGTGGGCCACTCGGTGCCCGCCGTCGTGCGGGGCGTGCAGCGGCAGATCGCCGAGTTCAGCCACACCTGTTTCACCATCACCCCGTACGAGGGCTATGTCGCGGTGTGCGAGGCCCTGAACCGGCTCACCCCGGGTGATTTCGAGAAGCGGTCGGCACTGTTCAACTCGGGCGCCGAGGCCGTGGAGAACGCGGTGAAGATCGCCCGCCGGGCCACCGGCCGCGACGCGGTGGTGGTGTTCGACCACGCCTACCACGGGCGCACCAACCTGACGATGGCGATGACCGCCAAGAACATGCCGTACAAGGACGGTTTCGGCCCGTTCGCCGGTGAGGTGTTCCGGGCGCCGATGTCCTACCCGCTGCGCGACCCGCTGGGGTCCGACGGGGCGGCGGCCGCGGCCCGCGCGATCAGCGACATCGAGAGCCAGGTGGGCGCGAACCGGGTGGCCTGCCTGGTGATCGAGCCGATCCAGGGTGAGGGTGGTTTCATCGAGCCCGCCCCGGGTTTCGTGCCCGCGCTGTCCGCCTGGTGCACCGCCAACGGGGTGGTGTTCGTGGCCGACGAGGTGCAGTCCGGCTTCGCCCGCACCGGGCACTTCTTCGCCGTCGAGCACGAGGGTGTGGTGCCCGACCTGGTCGTCACGGCCAAGGGCATCGCCGGGGGCATGCCGCTGTCGGCGGTCACCGGCCGGGCGTCGATCATGGACGCGGCCCACGCCGGCGGCATCGGTGGCACCTACACGGGTAATCCGGTGTCGTGCGCGGCCGCCCTCGCCGCGATCGAGACGATCGAGGCCGACGGGCTGGTCGAGGCCGGGCGCCGTCTGGGCGATCGGCTGCGGTCGTTCCTGCTCGATCTGGCGGCGAAGTTCCCCCAGCTGGTGGACGTGCGGGGGCGCGGGGCCATGCAGGCGATCGAGATCGCCGTTCCCGGCTCCGGCGCACCGGACGCGGGCCTGGCGGCCCGGATCGCGAGGCACTGCCACCGCAACGGCGTGATCACGCTGACCTGCGGCACCTACGGCAACGTCATCCGCCTGCTGCCGCCGGTCACGATCGACGACGACCTCCTCGACGACGCGCTCTCGGTACTGGCCGACGCGTTCGCCGCGGAGGCCTCCGTCACGGCCTGAGAGCGCCCTAACGGACGCCCGTCGCATAGTCGCGGTGCGTGACGCTGTGAGGCGCCTGTTCATCGGCGATCCACCCAGCATCACGCACCGCAGCACGGATTCCCGGGGTTTACCCCCACCTGCGTGACGAGGTCTCCACTGATTGTGACGCAAGAACGGCCGTTCAGATGATCCCTCTGTGACGGCCCTGTGGAAGGCTCAGGGCCGAGGCCGCAATCCCACGGCCTGGTCCCAGCCCTCTTCCCCCAGGGGTCGCACGAATGGCAAGCGCCTCTGTCCCGTCCGCCCGGCGCGGCTCGGCGACACACGAGGACGGGCACTGCGACCGGTCCGGCAGCTCTCACCCGGTGGCCGGCAGCCTGCACAACGTCTCGGCCGACGCCGCGCGCCGCCTCCAGCAGGCCGCGGTGCGCCGGGTCGTCTCCGGCGGTGGCCCCGAGATCGTGTACCAGCCGCAGCTCTCGCTCTCCCGGATGACGGTCGAGGGCTACGAGGCGCTGGCCCGCTTCCCCGACTCCCCGATCCGCGGCACCGAGGACTGGTTCACCCGGGCGCGCGAGCTCGGCCTCGGCATCGCCCTGGAGACCTCGGCCGTGGAACGCGCCCTGGCCCGGCGCCACGAACGCCCGGCCGGCACCACGATCGCCGTCAACGTCTCGCCCGCCGTGCTGACCAGCCCGTCGTTCGCCTCGGTGCTGCCCGACGACCTGACCGGCGTCGAGATCGAGCTGACCGAGCACGAGTGGTCACCCGGCACCGGCCCGCTGCGCCGCAGCCTCGACCACCTGCGCGAGCGCGGCGCCCGGATCGCGATCGACGACGTCGGCACCGCGCACTCGGGTCTGCGCCGGGTCATCGACCTGTCACCCGACAAGCTCAAGCTCGACCGGGTGCTGGTGCAGGGCGTGGCGCACAGCTCGTCGAAGGCCGCACTGATCCGGGCCGTCGTCGACCTGGCCGAGCAGATCGGGGCCACGGTCTGCGCCGAGGGTGTGGAGAACCTCGACGACCTGGAGGCCGTGGCCGACCTGGACGTCGCCTCGGCCCAGGGCTGGGCGATCGGCATGCCGGAGAGCGACTTCCGCGACGCCGAGCCCGGGGCGGTGCGCTCGGCCGAGGACCGGCTGGTGGTCATGCTGTCCGGAGGCCACCGCGCGAGCCTGCCCCCGCAGACCTACGCCGCGCAGTCCCCCACGGTCCCGATCCGGGTGGAGGCTCCCACCCCGGCGACGCCCGCCGTCCCGGGCTCTCAGCCCGGCGCGTCCCCCATCGATCTGCGCAGCACCCCGCCCGTGGCCGACGTGGAGGAACTGCTCACCCGCCTCACCACCGTCACCGACCTCCCCGCGCTGCACTCCCTGGTCGGCGGTTGCGGCCAGGTGCTCGGCGCCGACTCCATGGTCGTCAGCGTGCTCTCGGCCGACGGCGCCACCCTGGCCGCCGCGCATCACCCGGGCACGTTCGGCGAGACCTTCCCGCTCACCGGCTACCCCCTCACCCAGGTCTGCCTGAGCACCCGCACGGTGATCCCGGTCTACCGCGGCGACGAGCCGGTCACCGACCGCGCCCCCGGCGAGCAGAGCGAGTGCGACCTGCTGCACCGCACCGGTTTCGAGACCGTGCTGATGGTGCCCGTGATCAGCCGCGACCGGGTGATCGGCCTGCTGGAGTGCTACCGCCGCGACGACGCCCCCTGGTCACGCCGCCAGATCCGCTCGGCCCGCACGGTCGCCGCGATGCTCGGACCGGTCATGGACGGCCTGCTCACCTAGGACCACCCAGGCCCCCCAAGGCCACCCAGGCCCCCAAGATCCCCAAGGACCACCCAGGACAGGGCCTAACTGTCGAACCCCATCCCCATCCGGTCCAGCAGCCGCAGCCACGCGTTGCGCCGCCCGGCCGTCGCGTCCGCCCGTCCCAGACTCGCCCGGGTCAGCTGGATCCCCGCCCAGCGCAACGGTTCCGGCGGGAACGGCAGGGGCGGGCGGCGCACCATGGCCAGCCGCGTGCGCTCGTTCGACACCCCCTCGAGCAGGTCCAGCGCCACCGAGGCACCGAACCGCGACGCCCCCACCCCCAGCCCGGTGTACCCGTTCACCGAGACCACCTTGCGCCCCAGAGCCGGCTTCCACAGTGCCGTGAACCGGGTGCTCGTGTCGATCGCCCCGCCCCACGCATGCGTGAAACGCAGCCCGCGCACCTGCGGGAACGTGGTGAAGAAGTGCTCCGCCAGCCGTTTCGACGTCTCGGGGTGCCGCATCCGCCGCTGCGTCAGGTCCGAGCCGTAGTAGTACAGCGCGTCGTAACCACCCCAGACCACCCGCCGGTCGGGCGTCGTGCGGTAGTAGTGGAACTGGTTGCCCGCGTCCGAGATTCCCTGTCCCCCGTGCCATCCCAGATCGTCCCACTGCCGGTCACTGAGCGGCTCGGTCGCCAGCACGTGGTCCCACACCGGCACCGTGAACGGCCGCACGCGGCGCAACGGGCTGGGGAACACGTTGGTCGCCAGCACCACCCGGCTCGCCCTGACCGTATGGTTCCTGACGACGGTGGACGCGGGTGCCGCTGCCAGCCCCGTGTCCAGTCCCGTGGTCACGGACACCGCGACCCGCGAGCCCTCGTCCCGCACCCCCACCACCCGCGTCCCCTCGTACACCCGCACCCCGAGGGAAACCGCCGCCGCCGCCAGCCCGAGCACCAGGCGGGCCGGGTCGAGAACCGCCGTGGAGTCCGGGTCCACCGCCCCGCCGAGATACGTGTGTGACGAGGCGACCGCCCGGGCCTGGACCGCGTCCAGCATCGAGACCCGGCCACCCAGCTGCCGGGACGCGTCCACCTGAGCGGAGAGCGCATCCACCTGCCAGGGCTCGACCGCCGCGACCATCTCGCCCGCCCGCGTCCACCCGCAGTCGATGCCATGAGCCAGCACCGTGCGCTCGATCGCGTCGAGGTTCTCGCGGCCCAGCCGCTGCAGCAGCCCGATCTCGTCCGGCCACCGTGCCAGGCCGTTGGCCAGGCCGTGGGTCAGCGTCGCGGAGCAGAACCCGCCGTTGCGCCCACTCGCCGCCCACCCCAGGGAACCGGCCTCGACCAGGGCGACCACGCGTCCCGGATTCTGCTCCGCCGCCTGCAACGCCGCCCACAACCCGGTGAAACCGCCACCCACCACGAGCAGGTCGACCAGGAGGTCCGCGTCGACGGGCGGGTGCTGCGGACCGGTGAAACCGTCCAGCCACAACGGTGAATGCTTCACCCCGGCCAGGGATCCACCGGCCCAGGACTGCGTCTGCCCGTTCCGTGCCATCCCCGGCCTCCCTGAGATCCGTCTACGGTTGTGAAACCCGGCGCCACCGGAACAGCTCAGCCGCCAGCACGATCCCCATCGCCAGCAGGAACATCGCCGAGCCGATCACGTACGCGTCGGCCGGAATACCGCGCTGCGCCGAGACGTACACGAACTTCGGGAACGTGTTCACGTCGCCGGACACGAAGTTGGTGATGATGAAGTCGTCGAACGACAGGCTGAACGCCAGCAGTGCCGCCCCCGCGATACCCGGCGCCACCAGCGGCAGGGTGATGCGGCGGAAGGTCTCGAACTCGTTCGCGTACAGGTCCTGCGCCGCCTGCTCCAGCCGCGGGTCGAGCGAGGCGATCCGGGCCTTCACCGCCACCACCACGAAACTGATGCTGAACATGACGTGCGCGATCACGATGGTGGTGAAGCCCAGCGGGATGCGCATGTTCAGGAACAGCGTCAGCAGCGACGCGGCCAGCACCACCTCGGGCGTGGCCATCGGCAGGAAGATGAGCAGGTTGGTGGGCGTGCGGCCACGGAACCGGTAGCGGGCCAGGGCGAACGCCACCATCGTGCCCAGCACCGTGGCCAGCACGGTCGAGGTCAGGCCGATCTTCAGGCTGTTACCCAGCGCGGTGCACACGTCGGGCGCGCTGCAGGGATTGGCCCAGTTCTCCAGCGTGAACCCGCGCCAGGTCAGGTTGCTGCGCGCGGGCCGGTTGAAGCTGAACACCATCACGTAGGCGATCGGCGTGAAGATGTAGATGAAGGCGATCACGCCGTAGACGTGCAGCGCGTGCCGGGAGAGCCACCGCTTCATACGAGCTCCTCCGTGCCGGCGCGGCGCACGTAGAGCACGACCAGCACCAGGATGATGGCCATCAGCACGAAACTGAGCACCGCGGCGGTCGGGTAGTCGACGACCCGGAAGAATCGGCTCTCCACCACGTTGCCGACCATCGTGGTGCGGCTGTTGCCGAGCAGCGCCGCGTTCACGTAGTCGCCCGAGGCCGGGATGAACGTGAGCAGCGTGCCCGCCACCACCCCCGGCATCGACAGCGGGAAGGTGACCTTGCGCAGCACCGCGAAACCGTTGCCGTACAGGTCTCCCCCGGCCTCGATCAGCCGCGGGTCGATGCGCTCCAGGCTGGAGTACAGCGGCAGCACCATGAACGGCAGGAAGTTGTAGGTGATGCCCGCGACCACCGCGAACGCGCTGGCGGTGACGGCCATGTCCTGCGGGATCAGGTGCAGCCACTTCAGGGTGGAGACCACGGTGCCGTCGTCGGAGAGGATCTGCCGCCAGGCCAGGGTGCGCAGCACGAAGCTGGTGAAGAACGGGGCCACCACCAGCACGAGCAGCAGGTTTCTCAGGCGTCCGGCCTTGAGGGCGATCAGGTAGGCCAGCGGGTAGCCGATCGCCAGGCAGAGCAGCGTGGCCAGCGTCGAGTAGAAGAAGCTGCGGGCGAAGTGCTCCTTGTACTCACCGATGGTGTCCCAGTAGTTCACCAGGTGGAACGTCTGCACGAACTCGCCGGGAATGCCACTGCCCGAAGGGGTCTGGGTGGAGGTGCCGGCCAGGGTGAAGAGCGGCACCACGAAGAAGATCCCGAGCCAGAGCAGGCCGGGGAGCAGGAGCAGCGCGACGGTGCGCAGCTGCCGGCCGCGGGCGCGCGGGAGTTCTGCCTGCGTATCGGTGTGGGGGGCGATGGCGGCCATGGTCAGCCCTGCGCCACGGTCTCGAGGTCATCGACGTTCTCGACGCCCGCGGCCGCGTCCCCGGCCAGGGCGAAGCTGTGGTCGGGTTCCCAGCTCAGGGTCACGGCGGTGCCGTCGGCGAAACGGTCGGCCACGCCCAGGTTCTGCGCGAACACGGTGAGGTCCTGGCCCCACGGCATGCGTACCAGGTACTGGGTGGAGACTCCCAGGTAGCTCGCGTCGATCACCCGGCCGCCGGTGAGTGTGTTGGTGCCTGAGGACGTTTCGGTCGCCTCGGCGGTCAGGCGGATCTTCTCGGGGCGGACGCCGAGGAGGAGCTCCGGCTGGGGGGACGCACGCCTGCTGAGCACCCGTACCTTCTGCCCGTGGGTCTCGAGCGTCGTGTAGTCGCCGTCAGTACCGTGCCTGGTCGCCTCCACCAG
This genomic interval carries:
- a CDS encoding NAD-dependent succinate-semialdehyde dehydrogenase, translated to MTTSSETAVLDAVPTNLFIAGQWRPASGAARMDVEDPSTGEVIATVADASVSDALDALAAADAKQKQWAATPPRDRGEILRRAYELMIDRADDLALVMTLEMGKSLAESRAEIGYAAEFFRWFSEEAVRVAGRWSTAPNGATRLLTMKQPVGPCLFITPWNFPLAMGTRKIGPAIAAGCTMVVKPAPQTPLSMYALAALLADAGLPDGVLNVVTTSKTPAVVEPLVRDHRLRKLSFTGSTPVGRRLVEQSATQLLRVSMELGGNAPFLVFPDADLDAAVEGAMLAKMRNIGEACTAANRFLVHQSVAEEFATRLAGRMGALKLGRGTEEGVDVGPLVDGAARDKVGELVADAVDAGAKVLVGGSPVGERGYFYAPTVLTGVEPGARMLSEEIFGPVAPITTFHTDEEALAMANDTQFGLVAYVFTRDVSRALTVAEGLETGMVALNQGIVSNPAAPFGGVKHSGYGREGGVEGIEEYLETKYVGIAL
- the dxr gene encoding 1-deoxy-D-xylulose-5-phosphate reductoisomerase: MSEPRDVVLLGSTGSIGTQAIDVVHANPDRFRVTGLAAGGGNIELLASQAAQLRVSVVSTGDSAQREALEEALIRRAGAGHGIEVLAGPDAAAEIASRPADVVLNGITGAIGLAPTLAALGAGSTLALANKESLIIGGELVTGAAAPGQIVPVDSEHSALAQALRGGTADEVKRLVVTASGGPFRGRTRDELTGVTPEQALKHPTWDMGLMVTTNSATLVNKGLEVIEAHLLFGIPFDRIDVVVHPQSIVHSMVEFVDGSTLAQCSPPDMRLPIALGMAWPHRVPGANPGLDWTTASTWEFFPLDDAAFPGVALARAAGERAGTFPAVYNAANEECVWAFHDRRIGFTQILDVVGDVLADHAEAGELSIEAVLAADSWARSRAKERMAELV
- a CDS encoding NAD(P)/FAD-dependent oxidoreductase, with the translated sequence MARNGQTQSWAGGSLAGVKHSPLWLDGFTGPQHPPVDADLLVDLLVVGGGFTGLWAALQAAEQNPGRVVALVEAGSLGWAASGRNGGFCSATLTHGLANGLARWPDEIGLLQRLGRENLDAIERTVLAHGIDCGWTRAGEMVAAVEPWQVDALSAQVDASRQLGGRVSMLDAVQARAVASSHTYLGGAVDPDSTAVLDPARLVLGLAAAAVSLGVRVYEGTRVVGVRDEGSRVAVSVTTGLDTGLAAAPASTVVRNHTVRASRVVLATNVFPSPLRRVRPFTVPVWDHVLATEPLSDRQWDDLGWHGGQGISDAGNQFHYYRTTPDRRVVWGGYDALYYYGSDLTQRRMRHPETSKRLAEHFFTTFPQVRGLRFTHAWGGAIDTSTRFTALWKPALGRKVVSVNGYTGLGVGASRFGASVALDLLEGVSNERTRLAMVRRPPLPFPPEPLRWAGIQLTRASLGRADATAGRRNAWLRLLDRMGMGFDS
- the gabT gene encoding 4-aminobutyrate--2-oxoglutarate transaminase; translation: MPDPTLPQSGAVGESAAQPVPQKRSLVTELPGPRSRELAARRDAAVAGGVSSLMPVFAARAGGGIVVDVDGNHLIDLGSGIAVTTVGHSVPAVVRGVQRQIAEFSHTCFTITPYEGYVAVCEALNRLTPGDFEKRSALFNSGAEAVENAVKIARRATGRDAVVVFDHAYHGRTNLTMAMTAKNMPYKDGFGPFAGEVFRAPMSYPLRDPLGSDGAAAAARAISDIESQVGANRVACLVIEPIQGEGGFIEPAPGFVPALSAWCTANGVVFVADEVQSGFARTGHFFAVEHEGVVPDLVVTAKGIAGGMPLSAVTGRASIMDAAHAGGIGGTYTGNPVSCAAALAAIETIEADGLVEAGRRLGDRLRSFLLDLAAKFPQLVDVRGRGAMQAIEIAVPGSGAPDAGLAARIARHCHRNGVITLTCGTYGNVIRLLPPVTIDDDLLDDALSVLADAFAAEASVTA
- a CDS encoding ABC transporter permease; its protein translation is MAAIAPHTDTQAELPRARGRQLRTVALLLLPGLLWLGIFFVVPLFTLAGTSTQTPSGSGIPGEFVQTFHLVNYWDTIGEYKEHFARSFFYSTLATLLCLAIGYPLAYLIALKAGRLRNLLLVLVVAPFFTSFVLRTLAWRQILSDDGTVVSTLKWLHLIPQDMAVTASAFAVVAGITYNFLPFMVLPLYSSLERIDPRLIEAGGDLYGNGFAVLRKVTFPLSMPGVVAGTLLTFIPASGDYVNAALLGNSRTTMVGNVVESRFFRVVDYPTAAVLSFVLMAIILVLVVLYVRRAGTEELV
- a CDS encoding EAL domain-containing protein translates to MASASVPSARRGSATHEDGHCDRSGSSHPVAGSLHNVSADAARRLQQAAVRRVVSGGGPEIVYQPQLSLSRMTVEGYEALARFPDSPIRGTEDWFTRARELGLGIALETSAVERALARRHERPAGTTIAVNVSPAVLTSPSFASVLPDDLTGVEIELTEHEWSPGTGPLRRSLDHLRERGARIAIDDVGTAHSGLRRVIDLSPDKLKLDRVLVQGVAHSSSKAALIRAVVDLAEQIGATVCAEGVENLDDLEAVADLDVASAQGWAIGMPESDFRDAEPGAVRSAEDRLVVMLSGGHRASLPPQTYAAQSPTVPIRVEAPTPATPAVPGSQPGASPIDLRSTPPVADVEELLTRLTTVTDLPALHSLVGGCGQVLGADSMVVSVLSADGATLAAAHHPGTFGETFPLTGYPLTQVCLSTRTVIPVYRGDEPVTDRAPGEQSECDLLHRTGFETVLMVPVISRDRVIGLLECYRRDDAPWSRRQIRSARTVAAMLGPVMDGLLT
- a CDS encoding ABC transporter permease → MKRWLSRHALHVYGVIAFIYIFTPIAYVMVFSFNRPARSNLTWRGFTLENWANPCSAPDVCTALGNSLKIGLTSTVLATVLGTMVAFALARYRFRGRTPTNLLIFLPMATPEVVLAASLLTLFLNMRIPLGFTTIVIAHVMFSISFVVVAVKARIASLDPRLEQAAQDLYANEFETFRRITLPLVAPGIAGAALLAFSLSFDDFIITNFVSGDVNTFPKFVYVSAQRGIPADAYVIGSAMFLLAMGIVLAAELFRWRRVSQP